In Oncorhynchus tshawytscha isolate Ot180627B linkage group LG08, Otsh_v2.0, whole genome shotgun sequence, the genomic window cggctgatttttaatggaatatctacataggcgtacagagtaGAGGTCCACCGAGTTTGATTTTTGAACAcagataccgatttattggagtaCCAAAAAAAGCCGATTCCGATTAATCGGCGGATTAatattttcatttcatttttttaatatgtatttgtaataacaattacaacaatactgaattaacccTTTTATTTtagcttaatataatacatagattttatttatttagtctcaaataaataatgaaacatgttcaatttggtttaaataatgcaaaaacacagtgttggagaagtaaaagtgcaatatgtgccatgtaaaatagctaaagtttaagttccttgctcagaacatgagaacatatgaaagctggtggttcaatattccaacttcttcaatattcccagttaagaagttttaggttgtagttattataggaattatgacgcgtcgactatttctctctctacaattttgtatttcatatacctttgactattggatgttcttatagtcacTTTAGTATTTCCAGCCATATCTCGGGacttgataggcttgaagtcattaacagcgctgtgcttcaagcattgctaagaacTGCTCGCAATGCTACCTACCACCGCTGTAAgattgctctatcaaatatcaaaccatagacttaattataataaacacacacaaatacgagcCTTTGATCATTTAATATGGTTATATCTGGAAACggtcatttaaaaaacaaaacgttttttCCGTATTTTGTCGaatgggtggcaaccctaagtctaaatattgctgttacgttGCACaaacttcaatgttatgtcataattatgtaaaattctggcaaattaattacggtctttgttaggaagaaacacagttcgcaacgagccaggcgaccccaaactgctgcatataccctgactctgcttgcactgagcACAAGAGAAgcgacacaatttccctagttaatattgcctgctaacatgcatttattttaacttaatatgcaggttaaaaaaaatacttatttgtattgattttaagaaaggcattgatgtttatggttaggtacatttgtgctacaattgtgcttttttcgggaatgcgcttttgttaagtcttcacccgtttggcaaagttgaattaggctgtgattcgatgataaattaacaggcactgcattgattatatgcaacgcaggacaagctagttaatctagtaatatcatcaaccatgtgtagttaactagtgattatgtgaagattttttaaaaaaattataagataagtttaatgctagctagcaacttaccctggctcattgcagccacaaggtccttttgacgctgcactcgtgtaacaggtggtcagcctgccacacagtttcTTCATGGATTGCTATGTATCCAAAAATGGATTGCTATgcatccaaaaatgccgattaccaaTTGTTGTCAGAACTTGAAATcgcccctaattaatcggccctGCCGAttagtacagaggcccattatcagcaaccatcactcctgtgttccaatggcaagttgtgttagctaatccaagtttataattttaaaaggctaattgatcgtgggaaaacccttttgcaattatgttagcacagctgaaaactgttgtgcttattaaagaagcaataaaactggccttatttagactagttgtgtatctggagcatcagcatttgtgggttcgattagaggcgcaaaatggccagaaacaaagacctttcttctgaaactcgtcagtctattcttgttctgagaaatgaaggctattccatgcgagaaattgccaagaaactgaagatcttgtacaatgctgtgtactactcccttcacagaacagagcaaactggctctatccAGAATAGGAgtgtgaggccccggtgcacaactgagcaagaggacaagtacattagagtgtctagattgagaaacagacgcctcacaagtcctcaactggcagcttcattaaatagtacctgcaatacaccagtctcaacgtcaacagtgaaaagaccactccgggatgctggccttctaggcagagttcctctgtccagtgtctgttcttttgcccatcttaattttttatttttattggccagtctgagatatggcttttttttttcaactctgcctagaatgcctgtatcccggagtcgtctcttcactgttgacgtacTATTAAATGTTCCCAAAATTTAAAGATGATAGATCCTCCAATTCTGGTTTATCGATCCCACCACTCGCCATCTACATAGTTCCCGGCTGCGCCTCACAAAAGGATAGTTTGAATTCCGCCACTTAAGATTAGAATTTTGATGACAACATGCACATAGGCTGTAGTTGTTTTAACAGAAAAGCCTATGTTTTTTCAGCTCATATTTACGCGGCAGTGGCATACAACGCAGCGTAggcatagcctataggcctagtgtttatatatttttttgatttaTTCATTCGGGTTTCTGATGTGTGAATCAGGCGTAAGGTTGCTCGTTCGAATCCTAGCCGActaggtaaaaaaatctgtctaTGCCcgtgagcaaggtacttaaccctaattgcatTTGGCGCGTCTGCataatgactaaaatgtacaatGTAAATCAATGTATGTGGTGATAGTCTTTGAGTTGGACCTTTACGTCTATTTATTGAGCGTTCTAAAAGTTTATTCGCCAGGTAGGAGAATGATTTGGGAGGGGCCTGGAATTGCCAGTGACAGCGCATTTCTCAAACATTGTGGTCCAGAATGCTCCACTGCTCCCTCTGTCCAAGGTTATTTACGTCATCAATACCTCAGCTTGGCTCTGTGTTTGAACAGGCTGAAGTCAGAGCAGAAGGTCTTCAAATACATTGCCCACACTCTTCTTTCTTTTTCGACTTACCAAACATCAAGGTCTGTCTTCAGCACAAAAGCCCTGCCTGAATGTGTGTCATTGGTTGATAAGCACGCTTTGTTCAACAAAACGAGTGATTTCCCCAATGCAGACACACGGAGGAGCATATTGATTGAGATGGGCTAGACTAAAGTGGATGTTGGATGTTGGAAAGGCTGTCTGATGATAAAATGTAATAACCCGCCCAGCCGCGAGGACAgaagttattttaattttttaaatgtacccctttttctccccaatttcatggtatccaattgttttttagtagctactatcatgtctcatcgctacaactcccgtacgggctcgggagagacggaggttgaaagtcatgcgtcctccgatatacaacccaaccaagcctcactgcttcttaacacagcgccatccaacccggaagccagccgcaccaatgtgtcggaggaaaccttggttagcgcgcactgtgcccagaccgccacaggagtcgctggtgcacaatgaggatttccctaccggccaaaccctccctaatccTGACGAcgttaggccaattgtgcgtcgccccacggacctcccagtcacggccggttacgacagagcctgggcgtgaacccagagtctctggtggcacagctggcgctgcagtacagcgcccttaaccactgcgccacccgggaggccctggaCAGAAGTTATTTTAAGCAAAAGTGTCTGAGTCTCTAACACAATGGATACAGGTCAAATGTTACCAAATATAGTGTAGGGCTAATGCATTTAGCGACACTGAATTAAAGGGACAGCATATTTATTATGTACTTAGGCCAGGGTATCTGTACTTCTGACAACAAAATCCAGTCCTCTTCTTTGTGTCTGGTACAGGATGCGTGAGAACATGTCCACCATGGTGTGTTTGAAGGAGGAGGAAGACCCTGGGGAGAAGCTGTCACAGGATGAGATCATCTCCAGGACCAAGCAGGTGATCCAGGGCCTGGAGGCTCTGAAGCAGGAGCACAACTCTATCTTGGAGGGCTTGCTGGGCACGCTGCGCTGCCTGAAGCAGGAAAACCAGGGTGTCCTGGTGGAGGAGAAGTCCCTCATGATCCGCAAGTCCCTGGAGATGCTGGAGCTGGGCCTGAGCGAGGCACAGGTCAGTACACTGTTTGTCTGCTACACACCTCTGGACGTGGGGGAGCTGGAGATAGAGCCCTCTGGGATCTGATCGAATTAACCTGCAAATTAGACAGCTAGATAGAGAACCCACAGCCATCTACTACTTCAATGGTCTGAGTGTCAGTAAACTAGTCTGAAACAGAGGATTATCCACGAATTTACCTCCAGTGTTCTCACTGTTCTTCCTCGACCCCTTGCCTCACCTCTACCCCTGTTCCCCTGTTGTGTTTGTCCCAGGTGATGATGGCGCTGTCGGGCCACCTGAGCTCTGTGGAGTCGGAGAAGCAGAAGCTGCGGGCACAGGTTCGTCGGCTGTGCCAGGAGAACCAGTGGTTGAGGGATGAATTGGCGGGCACCCAGCAGAAGCTGCAGAAGAGTGAGCAGAGCGTGGCtcagctggaggaggagaagaaacaccTGGAGTTCATGAACCAGCTCAAGAAGTACGACGAGGATCTGTCGCCATCGGTGAGTTAACCCACTCCATACACAACATGCCCACGCGCAAGCAGgctgatgcaaacacacacaccccactgctTTTCATCTGCCTGGTTTACTCTAAATGAAAATAACAATCATCtgccctctctgttttcctctgttaGGAGGAGAAGGACTCTGACTCCAGTAAAGAGAATCTGGATGATCTGTTCCCAGACGACCAGGATGACCAACCTCCTGGCAGTGAGTGTCTTTTTCATATCCCCATGTCTCTCCGTTCCacccctcccattctctctcctcgtTCCCActttccctccccactccctcaaTACATTGACTGGTCCCTCTAACTACTTTCTCCTCCTGTTGGTCTGAAAGGCCTGATCACTTTGAGCTTTACAGTGCTATTAGACTGAGCTGGTTGAATGTTGAAGCAGGCCAAATGGAAATGGACCCAGTTAGCCAGATCACACAGGCATCAGGTTGGGTTCACTCTAGCAACCAGCATTTATAGGAGAGGATctgaggcacagagacagacaaccaCTCCCCATTTAAGCAGATCATTATGGACAAAATTAAACAAAAGGGATCTTACGTACATTACCATATCGTATAATGATCCCACACAGAACCACATCCAACAAATGAAGTAAGACATATCAGTACATATCTACATTAGTGCACTTTAAATCTTTGCAATTTGGTACATCTCCAGGAATTGCTCCACCGCATAGAGAGCTAATGAGATGCAGATAGGgctgtggaggagggagggagatgggagcaGGATCTCTAGTCCTTTGTTGTGTTTGTATTGGggatattatttattttaatctgtgtttctgaggggggagagagagggaaagagaggatcAAAGGGAAGAGTGGGTAGTGTCAGGAAGCTCTCCAGAGAGCGGGGGAGGAACACATCATCAAATGATCCTGAGTATGCTCACATTAATCCAGCTGCCGCATGAAGCAGAGCTGACTGAGATAGCCTTCTGTGTCTGTATGACATGATCCTGGGCTGGTACTGTTATAGTGAAGTGGGTTAGACTCCTCTACTGTCCAGACTGCTACCTCCTTGATAGGCTCTTAGGTCCCTATCAGTGCGGTGCTGGAGTTGGTACAATGGGCCCTGGCTAAAGGTGGATTGTATGTTTTTACATAGTTGCTGTGTGTGCACTGCTTTTTCAAGTGGATATCTTTGGTTTGGCCATGCATGTTGATAGGATTCGTCACTCTAGTGCGAGTCGACTGAACACCTGGGATCAGTTTTTTCCGGCAAGACATTTTTGATACTTCCTGTGCAGGGCCAGGATGATATCAGTATCTAAATATTTTTCctgtggcaaaaatgaaaacacgaagcagaccaaacttttttgtcctttaaaaacctgctgcaTGTAAAATATTGGGTACTTTAGCTTGGAAAGTAAATGTGACTCTAGATGACAACATAATGTTTGTTTTCAACATCacggctgttttcctaaagaagtgaAATCCACTGCGTTTTGTTTCCTTGTGGTGATTCTAACTAGTATCGCCATACTGGTATCATACCAGACCTTTTCCTGTGTGGTGGAGAGTGTTCTTACTGCAGAGGACAACTCCTTCTTCAGCCCACTGTCCCTCCTTCAGAGATGATACAGAGCTGTGGGCGTCTGAAACACTTCCAGTGTCTGTTTCTCCAGTCCAACATTaatagtgtgtgtttgagtgaataGTCCATGTGAGTAATTGATATGTTAACCCCTCGCCCCCCTGCTCTGTCTCTCCAGTCCAGCAGCCCCACggtagtgcagcagcagcagcagcccagcAGGGAGGCTATGAGATCCCGGCCCGCCTGAGGACCCTTCACAACCTGGTGATCCAGTACGCCTCCCAGGGCCGCTACGAGGTGGCCGTGCCCCTCTGCAAACAGGCCCTGGAGGACCTGGAGAAGACCTCCGGACACAACCACCCAGACGTGGCCACCATGCTCAACATCCTGGCCCTGGTCTACAGGTCAGCTTGGAGGAGGGGCTCTGGGGTGGGGATGGTTGGTATTCGGTGTGAATCAATTGTagtcattataatacactggTAATTGACATCATTGTCAGAGAAACAACGTAAACATGCTCcatggcttctctctctctttctcgctctcctctttcagGGACCAGAATAAATACAAAGAGGCAGCCAACCTGCTGAATGACGCCCTGGCCATCAGGGAGAAGACTCTGGGCAGGGACCATCCAGCGGTGAGTGATGTTTCTCATCAATCTCTGTGTCTCAGCAGTATGTCTGTaaccagccaggcaggcaggtccACTAACTGTGTCGACCCCAACAGGCTTGTGTCTCTGACTCTCCCTGGACATCCAGTTCCCTCAGTGCAGACTCAGAGCAGCAGAGGTTAGGCTCTCTATCCCCTTTCAGCCTCCATGTGGGCACCAGACCACTCCAGTTAAAGGTCACTGTGTGCCCCTCTGTGGTCTGGTGGGCTGAGTGATGTGCACGTTGTGGAGATTCATCCTGCTGATTTGGGATATAATTACAGAGCAGTAATCACTTCCTGTTTCCCCTGTTTGTCTTCCTCTCGTCGGTCGGTCACACCTCTAATTCACCAAATCAATTGCACTCTGCTGCCATGGTTGAGTCTTGCGGTCACTCACTACTACCCACGGGCACAGATGATTGAGGCTGTCTCAAGCATGATCTTTttatattactgtgtgtgtgtgtgtgtgtgtgtgtctgcctcagGTGGCTGCTACACTCAACAACCTGGCTGTGCTCTACGGGAAACGGGGGAAGTACAAGGAAGCGGAGCCCCTTTGCAAGAGGGCTCTGGAGATACGGGAGAAGGTGGGTCAGAGGGCATATGTCACCACAAGGCATTGTGGGTATGGAGTGCTAATACTGCAGAATGATCTGGATTCCTGCTCCTCTCCAAGTAAATCATGCTCAAGTTTCAAAGGACTTTTCAGTTCTTTGGAAAGTTTTCTTCTTT contains:
- the LOC112246826 gene encoding kinesin light chain 1 isoform X4, which translates into the protein MRENMSTMVCLKEEEDPGEKLSQDEIISRTKQVIQGLEALKQEHNSILEGLLGTLRCLKQENQGVLVEEKSLMIRKSLEMLELGLSEAQVMMALSGHLSSVESEKQKLRAQVRRLCQENQWLRDELAGTQQKLQKSEQSVAQLEEEKKHLEFMNQLKKYDEDLSPSEEKDSDSSKENLDDLFPDDQDDQPPGIQQPHGSAAAAAAQQGGYEIPARLRTLHNLVIQYASQGRYEVAVPLCKQALEDLEKTSGHNHPDVATMLNILALVYRDQNKYKEAANLLNDALAIREKTLGRDHPAVAATLNNLAVLYGKRGKYKEAEPLCKRALEIREKVLGKDHPDVAKQLNNLALLCQNQGKYEEVEYYYQRALEIYQTKLGPDDPNVAKTKNNLASCYLKQGKFKQAETLYKEILTRAHEREFGSVDDENKPIWMHAEEREEQNKGKQQDGSMFGEYGGWYKACKVDSPTVTTTLKNLGALYRRQGKFEAAETLEEAAKRSRIQGLDTVHKQRVVDVLSEPEEQEKQRSRESLTSDTTVKYESGPDGGEEA
- the LOC112246826 gene encoding kinesin light chain 1 isoform X5, with amino-acid sequence MRENMSTMVCLKEEEDPGEKLSQDEIISRTKQVIQGLEALKQEHNSILEGLLGTLRCLKQENQGVLVEEKSLMIRKSLEMLELGLSEAQVMMALSGHLSSVESEKQKLRAQVRRLCQENQWLRDELAGTQQKLQKSEQSVAQLEEEKKHLEFMNQLKKYDEDLSPSEEKDSDSSKENLDDLFPDDQDDQPPGIQQPHGSAAAAAAQQGGYEIPARLRTLHNLVIQYASQGRYEVAVPLCKQALEDLEKTSGHNHPDVATMLNILALVYRDQNKYKEAANLLNDALAIREKTLGRDHPAACVSDSPWTSSSLSADSEQQRWLLHSTTWLCSTGNGGSTRKRSPFARGLWRYGRRFWVRTTQTLPSS
- the LOC112246826 gene encoding kinesin light chain 1 isoform X1, producing the protein MRENMSTMVCLKEEEDPGEKLSQDEIISRTKQVIQGLEALKQEHNSILEGLLGTLRCLKQENQGVLVEEKSLMIRKSLEMLELGLSEAQVMMALSGHLSSVESEKQKLRAQVRRLCQENQWLRDELAGTQQKLQKSEQSVAQLEEEKKHLEFMNQLKKYDEDLSPSEEKDSDSSKENLDDLFPDDQDDQPPGIQQPHGSAAAAAAQQGGYEIPARLRTLHNLVIQYASQGRYEVAVPLCKQALEDLEKTSGHNHPDVATMLNILALVYRDQNKYKEAANLLNDALAIREKTLGRDHPAVAATLNNLAVLYGKRGKYKEAEPLCKRALEIREKVLGKDHPDVAKQLNNLALLCQNQGKYEEVEYYYQRALEIYQTKLGPDDPNVAKTKNNLASCYLKQGKFKQAETLYKEILTRAHEREFGSVDDENKPIWMHAEEREEQNKGKQQDGSMFGEYGGWYKACKVDSPTVTTTLKNLGALYRRQGKFEAAETLEEAAKRSRIQGLDTVHKQRVVDVLSEPEEQEKQRSRESLTSDTTVKYESGPDGGEEVSMSVEWNGDGSGSLKRSGSFSKLRASIRRSSEKLVRKLKGGGSRESEPKNPGMKRASSLGVLNMVDNAAGDLYQEQNNHLTNSRDLSASHNDLAH
- the LOC112246826 gene encoding kinesin light chain 1 isoform X3, which gives rise to MRENMSTMVCLKEEEDPGEKLSQDEIISRTKQVIQGLEALKQEHNSILEGLLGTLRCLKQENQGVLVEEKSLMIRKSLEMLELGLSEAQVMMALSGHLSSVESEKQKLRAQVRRLCQENQWLRDELAGTQQKLQKSEQSVAQLEEEKKHLEFMNQLKKYDEDLSPSEEKDSDSSKENLDDLFPDDQDDQPPGIQQPHGSAAAAAAQQGGYEIPARLRTLHNLVIQYASQGRYEVAVPLCKQALEDLEKTSGHNHPDVATMLNILALVYRDQNKYKEAANLLNDALAIREKTLGRDHPAVAATLNNLAVLYGKRGKYKEAEPLCKRALEIREKVLGKDHPDVAKQLNNLALLCQNQGKYEEVEYYYQRALEIYQTKLGPDDPNVAKTKNNLASCYLKQGKFKQAETLYKEILTRAHEREFGSVDDENKPIWMHAEEREEQNKGKQQDGSMFGEYGGWYKACKVDSPTVTTTLKNLGALYRRQGKFEAAETLEEAAKRSRIQGLDTVHKQRVVDVLSEPEEQEKQRSRESLTSDTTVKYESGPDGGEEVSMSVEWNGDGSGSLKRSGSFSKLRASIRRSSEKLVRKLKGGGSRESEPKNPGSKIII
- the LOC112246826 gene encoding kinesin light chain 1 isoform X2; protein product: MRENMSTMVCLKEEEDPGEKLSQDEIISRTKQVIQGLEALKQEHNSILEGLLGTLRCLKQENQGVLVEEKSLMIRKSLEMLELGLSEAQVMMALSGHLSSVESEKQKLRAQVRRLCQENQWLRDELAGTQQKLQKSEQSVAQLEEEKKHLEFMNQLKKYDEDLSPSEEKDSDSSKENLDDLFPDDQDDQPPGIQQPHGSAAAAAAQQGGYEIPARLRTLHNLVIQYASQGRYEVAVPLCKQALEDLEKTSGHNHPDVATMLNILALVYRDQNKYKEAANLLNDALAIREKTLGRDHPAVAATLNNLAVLYGKRGKYKEAEPLCKRALEIREKVLGKDHPDVAKQLNNLALLCQNQGKYEEVEYYYQRALEIYQTKLGPDDPNVAKTKNNLASCYLKQGKFKQAETLYKEILTRAHEREFGSVDDENKPIWMHAEEREEQNKGKQQDGSMFGEYGGWYKACKVDSPTVTTTLKNLGALYRRQGKFEAAETLEEAAKRSRIQGLDTVHKQRVVDVLSEPEEQEKQRSRESLTSDTTVKYESGPDGGEEDGSGSLKRSGSFSKLRASIRRSSEKLVRKLKGGGSRESEPKNPGMKRASSLGVLNMVDNAAGDLYQEQNNHLTNSRDLSASHNDLAH